The proteins below come from a single Spiroplasma endosymbiont of Atherix ibis genomic window:
- a CDS encoding rod shape-determining protein: MKIEERTFIALDLGTSNILAFVGKQGIVYDEPSIMAYDNLTNTLVALGIDAYNMIGKTHESIRMVIPIKDGVIKDLDAAKDMLKHVFSKLKMLNDWKNSIILLACPSEVTELEREALKQVAYDMGADIVVVEEEVKMAALGAGINIDIPKGNIVIDMGGGTTDIAIISAGDVIISRSIKVAGNAFDEEIKKYIKSEYNVTIGGRSAEDVKKELGSLSKYKGEKTMSVFGRDIVSGLPKEAIISSEEIRNVLVNSFSRITDLLIELMENTPPELAGDIISNGFTICGGGSLIRGIKEYFNGIFSVPCHISPNPLTGVIEGAKVFQKTLNDRIENDYYGKNAKNLKKSSQTSYL, encoded by the coding sequence ATGAAAATTGAAGAACGTACATTTATAGCATTAGATTTAGGTACAAGTAATATATTAGCTTTTGTAGGAAAACAAGGAATAGTATATGATGAACCATCAATTATGGCTTATGATAATCTTACTAATACATTAGTAGCTTTAGGTATAGATGCTTATAATATGATTGGTAAAACACATGAAAGCATTAGAATGGTAATTCCAATAAAAGATGGAGTTATCAAGGATTTAGATGCAGCAAAGGACATGTTAAAACACGTTTTTAGTAAATTAAAAATGTTAAATGACTGAAAAAATTCAATTATTTTACTTGCTTGTCCAAGTGAAGTTACTGAATTAGAAAGAGAAGCTCTAAAACAAGTTGCTTATGATATGGGAGCAGATATTGTTGTTGTTGAAGAAGAAGTAAAAATGGCTGCATTAGGAGCTGGAATTAACATTGACATACCAAAGGGAAATATAGTAATTGATATGGGTGGAGGAACTACTGATATAGCTATTATTTCAGCTGGTGATGTTATTATTTCAAGATCAATTAAAGTTGCTGGAAATGCATTTGATGAAGAAATTAAAAAATACATTAAATCAGAATACAATGTTACTATTGGTGGAAGAAGTGCTGAGGATGTTAAAAAAGAACTAGGATCATTGTCTAAATACAAAGGTGAAAAAACAATGTCTGTATTTGGTAGAGATATTGTTTCTGGATTACCAAAAGAGGCAATTATTAGTTCTGAAGAAATTAGAAATGTTCTAGTTAACTCATTTAGTAGAATTACTGATTTATTAATTGAATTAATGGAAAATACTCCTCCAGAACTTGCTGGAGATATAATATCAAATGGATTTACAATTTGTGGTGGAGGTTCTTTAATAAGAGGAATTAAAGAGTATTTTAATGGTATATTCTCAGTTCCCTGTCATATTTCTCCTAACCCTTTAACAGGTGTTATTGAAGGAGCAAAAGTATTTCAAAAAACTTTAAATGATAGAATTGAAAATGATTACTACGGAAAAAATGCAAAAAATCTTAAAAA